The following proteins are co-located in the Anoplopoma fimbria isolate UVic2021 breed Golden Eagle Sablefish chromosome 18, Afim_UVic_2022, whole genome shotgun sequence genome:
- the LOC129107365 gene encoding adenosine 5'-monophosphoramidase HINT3-like, translating to MAELNSKSRTETVESCIFCSIANEQDQMTEVIKKNEELVCFRDIVPAAPHHYLVVSKEHISSCFSLQRRHVDLVERMAEMGKAVLHDQGITNMKDIRMGFHQPPYTSVKHLHLHVLAPASKIYKILEYKFIPASDRKNV from the exons ATGGCTGAACTCAACTCAAAATCAAGAACTGAAACTGTAGaaagttgtattttctgttCCATAGCCAACGAGCAAGACCAAATGACGGAAGTAATCAAAAAG AACGAGGAGCTGGTGTGTTTCAGAGACATTGtccctgctgctcctcatcATTACCTGGTTGTTTCCAAAGAGCACATAAGCAGCTGCTTCTCACTGCAAAGGAGACACGTTGACCTCG TTGAAAGGATGGCTGAAATGGGGAAAGCTGTTCTACACGACCAAGGGATCACTAATATGAAGGACATAAG GATGGGGTTCCACCAACCTCCCTACACTTCAGTTaaacacctccacctccatgTGCTCGCCCCCGCCAGCAAAATCTACAAGATCTTGGAGTATAAGTTCATTCCAGCGTCCGACAG GAAAAATGTCTGA
- the LOC129107393 gene encoding adenosine 5'-monophosphoramidase HINT3-like — protein sequence MGTQDASGREDCPFCQIADNQTDTDVQLSDDELLCFRDIQPGAAHHYLVVPRTHIDNCKCLQEDHIPLVERMVEMGWSVLKKNKVSNMDDVRMGFHIPPFSSVPHLHLHALAPASEMTIKSQLRYGPQTHWFITVDKVLSQLKTRGKVK from the exons ATGGGGACTCAGGACGCCTCTGGGAGAGAAGACTGTCCTTTCTGCCAAATAGCAGACAACCAGACTGACACGGACGTCCAGCTGAGC GATGATGAGCTGCTTTGTTTTCGTGACATACAGCCTGGAGCCGCACATCATTACCTTGTTGTTCCCAGGACGCACATCGACAACTGCAAATGTCTTCAGGAAGACCACATACCTCTGG TGGAGCGGATGGTAGAAATGGGATGGAGTGTACTGAAGAAGAATAAAGTCAGCAACATGGATGACGTCAG GATGGGGTTTCATATTCCTCCATTCTCATCTGTTCCCCACCTCCATCTCCACGCTCTGGCTCCAGCCAGTGAGATGACCATCAAGTCGCAGCTACGATACGGACCCCAGACTCACTGGTTCATCACA GTCGACAAAGTGCTTTCTCAGTTGAAGACACGTGGCAAGGTCAAATGA